In one window of Carassius auratus strain Wakin chromosome 28, ASM336829v1, whole genome shotgun sequence DNA:
- the LOC113047656 gene encoding fibroin heavy chain-like: GQGSGAGQGAGAGQGSGAGQGAGAGQGSGAGQGSSQGAGAGQGSGAGQGSGAGQGSGQGAGAGQGSGAGQGSGQGAGAGQGSGAGQGAGAGQGAGTGQGNWSGRWAGQGAGAGQGSGAGQGAGAGHGAGQGAGAGQGSGQGAGAGQGSGQGAGAGQGSGQGAGAGQGSGAGQGSGQGAGAGQGSGAGQGSGQGTGAGQGSGQGTGAGQGSGAGQGSGQASGAGQGSGHGAGAGQGSGAGQGAGAGQGSGAGQGAGAGQGSGAGQGSGQGAGAGQGSGAGQGSGQGAGAGQGSGAGQGSGQGAGAGQGSGAGQGSGQGAGAGQGSGAGQGSGQGAGAGQGSGAGQGSGQGAGAGQGSGAGQGSGQGAGAGQGSGAGQG; encoded by the exons ggtcagggaagcggggctggtcagggcgctggagctggtcagggaagcggggctggtcagggcgctggagctggtcagggaagcggggctggacagggaagcagtcagggcgctggagctggacagggaagcggagctggacagggaagcggagctggacagggaagcggccagggcgctggagctggacagggaagcggagctggacagggaagcggccagggcgctggagctggacagggaagtggagctggacagggcgctggagctggtcagggcgctggaacTGGTCAGGGGaa ctggtcagggcgctgggctggtcagggcgctggggctggtcagggaagcggagctggacagggcgctggagctggtcatggagctggacagggcgctggagctggacagggaagcggtcagggcgctggagctggacagggaagcggtcagggcgctggagctggacagggaagcggtcagggcgctggagctggacagggaagcggagctggacagggaagtggtcagggcgctggagctggacagggaagcggagctggacagggaagtggtcagggtactggagctggacagggaagtggtcagggtactggagctggtcagggaagcggagctggacagggaagtggccaggcaagcggagctggacagggaagtggccacggcgctggagctggtcagggaagcggggctggtcagggcgctggagctggtcagggaagcggggctggtcagggcgctggagctggtcagggaagcggggctggacagggaagcggtcagggcgctggagctggacagggaagcggggctggacagggaagcggtcagggcgctggagctggacagggaagcggagctggacagggaagcggccagggcgctggagctggacagggaagcggagctggacagggaagcggccagggcgctggagctggacagggaagcggagctggacagggaagcggtcagggcgctggagctggacagggaagcggagctggacagggaagcggtcagggcgctggagctggacagggaagcggagctggacagggaagcggtcagggcgctggagctggacagggaagcggagctggacaggga
- the LOC113047113 gene encoding fibroin heavy chain-like, whose product AGQGSGHGAGAGQGSGAGQGAGAGQGSGAGQGAGAGQGSGAGQGSGQGAGAGQGSGAGQGSGQGAGAGQGSGAGQGSGQGAGAGQGSGAGQGSGQGAGAGQGSGAGQGSGQGAGAGQGSGAGQGSGQGAGAGQGSGAGQGSGQGAGAGQGSGAGQGSGQGAGAGQGSGAGQGSGQGAGAGQGSGAGQGSGQGAGAGQGSGQGAGAGQGSGQGAGAGQGSGQGAGAGQGSGAGQGSGAGQGSGHGSGAGQGSGAGQGSGHGSGAGQGSGHGRGAGQGAGAGEGAAQGSGQGAGHGSGAGQGCGRGNCHGCGQGQCCGQGHVNGNLA is encoded by the coding sequence gctggacagggaagtggccacggcgctggagctggtcagggaagcggggctggtcagggcgctggagctggtcagggaagcggggctggtcagggcgctggagctggtcagggaagcggggctggacagggaagcggtcagggcgctggagctggacagggaagcggggctggacagggaagcggtcagggcgctggagctggacagggaagcggagctggacagggaagcggccagggcgctggagctggacagggaagcggagctggacagggaagcggccagggcgctggagctggacagggaagcggagctggacagggaagcggtcagggcgctggagctggacagggaagcggagctggacagggaagcggtcagggcgctggagctggacagggaagcggagctggacagggaagcggtcagggcgctggagctggacagggaagcggagctggacagggaagcggtcagggcgctggagctggacagggaagcggagctggacagggaagcggtcagggcgctggagctggacagggaagcggagctggacagggaagcggtcagggcgctggagctggacagggaagcggtcagggcgctggagctggacagggaagcggtcagggcgctggagctggacagggaagcggtcagggcgctggagctggacagggaagcggagctggacagggaagcggagctggacagggaagcggccatggaagcggagctggacagggaagcggagctggacagggaagcggccatggaagcggagctggacagggaagcggccatggAAGAGGAGCTGGTCAAGGCGCAGGAGCTGGTGAGGGCGCTgctcagggaagcggccagggcgcaGGACATGGCAGCGGTGCTGGACAGGGATGCGGCCGAGGGAATTGTCATGGATGTGGCCAAGGTCAATGTTGTGGTCAGGGACATGTTAATGGTAATTTAGCATAA
- the LOC113047112 gene encoding fibroin heavy chain-like — protein sequence GAGQGSGQGAGAGQGSGAGQGAGAGQGSGAGQGSGQGTGAGQGSGQGAGAGQGSGQGAGAGQGSGAGQGSGQGAGAGQGSGQGAGAGQGSGAGQGSGQGAGAGQGSGAGQGSGQGAGAGQGSGAGQGSGQASGAGQGSGAGQGSGQGAGAGQGSGAGQGAGAGQGSGAGQGAGAGQGSGAGQGSSQGAGAGQGSGAGQGSGAGQGSGQGAGAGQGSGAGQGSGQGAGAGQGSGAGQGAGAGQGAGTGQGSGQGSGAGQGAGAGQGNGAGQGAGAGQGSGQGSGAGQGSGQGAGAGQGSGAGQGAGAGQGAGAGQGAGAGQGSGAGQGAGAGHGAGQGAGAGQGSGQGAGAGQGSGQGAGAGQGSGQGAGAGQGSGAGQGSGQGAGAGQGS from the coding sequence ggcgctggacagggaagtggccagggcgctggagctggtcagggaagcggggctggtcagggcgctggagctggtcagggaagcggagctggacagggaagcggtcagggcactggagctggacagggaagcggtcagggcgctggagctggacagggaagcggtcagggcgctggagctggacagggaagcggagctggacagggaagtggtcagggtgctggagctggacagggaagcggtcagggcgctggagctggacagggaagcggagctggacagggaagtggtcagggcgctggagctggacagggaagcggagctggacagggaagtggtcagggcgctggagctggtcagggaagcggagctggacagggaagtggccaggcaagcggagctggacagggaagcggagctggacagggaagtggccagggcgctggagctggtcagggaagcggggctggtcagggcgctggagctggtcagggaagcggggctggtcagggcgctggagctggtcagggaagcggggctggacagggaagcagtcagggcgctggagctggacagggaagcggagctggacagggaagcggagctggacagggaagcggccagggcgctggagctggacagggaagcggagctggacagggaagcggccagggcgctggagctggacagggaagtggagctggacagggcgctggagctggtcagggcgctggaactggtcagggaagtggacagggaagcggagcaggtcagggcgctggagctggccAGGGAAacggagctggtcagggcgctggagctggtcagggaagtggacagggaagcggagctggacagggaagtggccagggcgctggagctggtcagggaagcggggctggtcagggcgctggagctggtcagggcgctggggctggtcagggcgctggggctggtcagggaagcggagctggacagggcgctggagctggtcatggagctggacagggcgctggagctggacagggaagcggtcagggcgctggagctggacagggaagcggtcagggcgctggagctggacagggaagcggtcagggcgctggagctggacagggaagcggagctggacagggaagtggtcagggcgctggagctggacagggaagc
- the LOC113047111 gene encoding fibroin heavy chain-like, whose protein sequence is MTARVCFSLTAVFLCLFGYLSITHAIQRRTTVDGFCPARLTVVPSHRGCSSDEDCPGGHKCCRFDCGPVCVLPVFMKPGQCPIPEMIPLCAKSCFHDGQCPDTQKCCPTTGGFACSEPRGQERGQASCQGSGSGQGAGQGSGYGQGAGAGQGSGYGQGAGAGQGSGIGLGQGSGYGQGSGQGSGYGQGAGAGQGSGIGSGQGSGYGQGSGQGSGYGQGAGAGQGSGYGQGAGAGQGSGIGLGQGSGYGQGSGQGRGYGQGAGAGQGSGIGSGQGSGYGQGAGAGQGSGYGQGAGAGQGSGYGQGAGAGQGSGYGQGAGAGQGSGYGQGSGQGSGYGQGSGQGSGYGQGAGAGQGSGYGQGAGAGQGSGAGQGSGQGSGYGQGAGAGQGSGYGQGSGQGSGYGQGAGAGQGSGYGQGAGAGQGSGYGQGAGAGQGS, encoded by the exons ATGACGGCTCGAGTGTGTTTCTCGTTGACTGCTGTTTTTTTGTGTCTGTTCGGATACTTGAGCATAACTCATGCTATTCAAAGACGAACCACAG TGGACGGTTTCTGTCCGGCGAGGCTGACGGTCGTGCCGTCCCATCGAGGGTGTTCCTCTGATGAAGACTGCCCTGGAGGGCACAAATGCTGTCGATTTGACTGTGGGCCTGTTTGCGTGCTGCCCGTTTTCA TGAAGCCGGGTCAGTGTCCCATACCGGAAATGATTCCACTGTGTGCTAAAAGCTGTTtccatgatggccagtgtcctgacacacagaaatgttgcccaaccaccggtggctttgcatgcagtgaaccaCGTGGTCAGGAAAGAGGTCAGGCAAGTTGTCAAGGAAGCGGCTctggtcagggcgccggacagggaagcggttatggccagggcgccggagcgggacagggaagcggttatggccagggcgccggagcgggacagggtaGCGGCATTGGTttgggccagggaagcggttatggccagggaagtggccagggaagcggttatggccagggtgcaggagcgggacagggaagcggcattggttcgggacagggaagcggttatggccagggaagtggccagggaagcggttatggccagggtgcaggagcgggacagggaagcggttatggccagggcgccggagcgggacagggtaGCGGCATTGGTttgggacagggaagcggttatggccagggaagtggccagggaaggggttatggccagggcgccggagcgggacagggaagcggcattggttcgggacagggaagcggttatggccagggcgccggagcgggacagggaagcggttatggccagggcgccggagcgggacagggaagcggttatggccagggcgccggagcgggacagggaagcggttatggccagggcgccggagcgggacagggaagcggttatggccagggaagtggccagggaagcggttatggccagggaagtggccagggaagcggttatggccagggtgcaggagcgggacagggaagcggttatggccagggcgccggagcgggacagggaagcggagctggtcagggaagtggccagggaagcggttatggccagggcgccggagcgggacagggaagcggttatggccagggaagtggccagggaagcggttatggccagggtgcaggagcgggacagggaagcggttatggccagggtgcaggagcgggacagggaagcggttatggtcagggcgccggagcgggacagggaagc
- the LOC113047378 gene encoding fibroin heavy chain-like, which translates to GQGSGAGQGAGAGQGAGTGQGSGQGSGAGQGAGAGQGSGAGQGAGAGQGSGQGSGAGQGSGQGAGAGQGSGAGQGAGAGQGSGAGQGSGAGQGAGAGHGAGQGAGAGHGAGQGAGAGQGSGQGAGAGQGSGQGAGAGQGSGQGAGAGQGSGQGAGAGQGSGQGAGAGQGSGAGQGSGQGTGAGQGSGQGTGAGQGSGAGQGSGQGSGAGQGSGQASGAGQGSGAGQGAGAGQGSGAGQGSGQGAGAGQGSGAGQGSGQGAGAGQGSGAGQGSGQGAGAGQGSGAGQGSGQGAGAGQGSGAGQGSGQGAGAGQGSGAGQGSGQGAGAGQGSGAGQGSGQGAGAGQGSGAGQGSGQGAGAGQGSGAGQGSGQGKRVDGA; encoded by the exons ggacagggaagcggagctggacagggcgctggagctggtcagggcgctggaactggtcagggaagtggacagggaagcggagcaggtcagggcgctggagctggccagggaagcggagctggtcagggcgctggagctggtcagggaagtggacagggaagcggagctggacagggaagtggccagggcgctggagctggtcagggaagcggggctggtcagggcgctggggctggtcagggaagcggagctggtcagggaagcggagctggacagggcgctggagctggtcatggagctggacagggcgctggagctggtcatggagctggacagggcgctggagctggacagggaagtggtcagggcgctggagctggacagggaagcggtcagggcgctggagctggacagggaagcggtcagggcgctggagctggacagggaagcggtcagggcgctggagctggacagggaagcggtcagggcgctggagctggacagggaagcggagctggacagggaagtggccagggtactggagctggacagggaagtggtcagggtactggagctggtcagggaagcggagctggacagggaagtggtcagggaagcggagctggacagggaagtggccaggcaagcggagctggtcagggaagcggggctggtcagggcgctggagctggtcagggaagcggggctggacagggaagcggtcagggcgctggagctggacagggaagcggggctggacagggaagcggtcagggcgctggagctggacagggaagcggggctggacagggaagcggtcagggcgctggagctggacagggaagcggagctggacagggaagcggccagggcgctggagctggacagggaagcggagctggacagggaagcggtcagggcgctggagctggacagggaagcggagctggacagggaagcggtcagggcgctggagctggacagggaagcggagctggacagggaagcggtcagggcgctggagctggacagggaagcggagctggacagggaagcggtcagggcgctggagctggacagggaagcggagctggacagggaagcggtcagggc Aaacgtgtggacggggcctaa
- the LOC113047119 gene encoding fibroin heavy chain-like — protein sequence QGAGAGQGSGYGQGAGAGQGSGYGQGAGAGQGSGYGQGSGQGSGYGQGSGQGSGYGQGAGAGQGSGYGQGAGAGQGSGAGQGSGQGSGYGQGAGAGQGSGYGQGSGQGSGYGQGAGAGQGSGYGQGAGAGQGSGYGQGAGAGQGSGYGQGAGAGQGSGYGQGAGAGQGSGAGQGSGAGQGSGAGQGSGAGQGSGAGQGSGAGQGSGAGQGSGAGQGSGQGAGAGQGSGAGQGAGAGQGAGAGQGSGQGAGAGQGSGQGAGAGQGSGAGQGSGQGAGAGQGSGQGAGAGQGSGAGQGSGQGAGAGQGSGAGQGSGQGAGAGQGSGQASGAGQGSGQGAGAGQGSGAGQGAGAGQGSGAGQGAGAGQGSGAGQGSSQGAGAGQGSGAGQG from the coding sequence cagggcgccggagcgggacagggaagcggttatggccagggcgccggagcgggacagggaagcggttatggccagggcgccggagcgggacagggaagcggttatggccagggaagtggccagggaagcggttatggccagggaagtggccagggaagcggttatggccagggtgcaggagcgggacagggaagcggttatggccagggcgccggagcgggacagggaagcggagctggtcagggaagtggccagggaagcggttatggccagggcgccggagcgggacagggaagcggttatggccagggaagtggccagggaagcggttatggccagggtgcaggagcgggacagggaagcggttatggccagggtgcaggagcgggacagggaagcggttatggtcagggcgccggagcgggacagggaagcggttatggccagggcgccggagcgggacagggaagcggttatggccagggcgccggcgcgggacagggaagcggcgcgggacagggaagcggcgcgggacagggaagcggcgcgggacagggaagcggcgcgggacagggaagcggcgcgggacagggaagcggcgcgggacagggaagcggcgcgggacagggaagcggcgctggacagggaagtggccagggcgctggagctggtcagggaagcggggctggtcagggcgctggagctggtcagggcgctggagctggacagggaagcggtcagggcgctggagctggacagggaagcggtcagggcgctggagctggacagggaagcggagctggacagggaagtggtcagggtgctggagctggacagggaagtggtcagggcgctggagctggacagggaagcggagctggacagggaagtggtcagggcgctggagctggacagggaagcggagctggacagggaagtggtcagggcgctggagctggacagggaagtggccaggcaagcggagctggacagggaagtggccagggcgctggagctggtcagggaagcggggctggtcagggcgctggagctggtcagggaagcggggctggtcagggcgctggagctggtcagggaagcggggctggacagggaagcagtcagggcgctggagctggacagggaagcggagctggacaggga
- the LOC113047379 gene encoding GPI-anchored CFEM domain protein A-like yields the protein MTARVCFSLTAVFLCLFGYLSITHAIQRRTTVDGFCPARLTVVPSHRGCSSDEDCPGGHKCCRFDCGPVCVLPVFMKPGQCPIPEMIPLCAKSCFHDGQCPDTQKCCPTTGGFACSEPRGQERGQASCQGSGSGQGAGQGSGYGQGAGAGQGSGYGQGAGAGQGSGIGLGQGSGYGRRSGTG from the exons ATGACGGCTCGAGTGTGTTTCTCGTTGACTGCTGTTTTTTTGTGTCTGTTCGGATACTTGAGCATAACTCATGCTATTCAAAGACGAACCACAG TGGACGGTTTCTGTCCGGCGAGGCTGACGGTCGTGCCGTCCCATCGAGGGTGTTCCTCTGATGAAGACTGCCCTGGAGGGCACAAATGCTGTCGATTTGACTGTGGGCCTGTTTGCGTGCTGCCCGTTTTCA TGAAGCCGGGTCAGTGTCCCATACCGGAAATGATTCCACTGTGTGCTAAAAGCTGTTtccatgatggccagtgtcctgacacacagaaatgttgcccaaccaccggtggctttgcatgcagtgaaccaCGTGGTCAGGAAAGAGGTCAGGCAAGTTGTCAAGGAAGCGGCTctggtcagggcgccggacagggaagcggttatggccagggcgccggagcgggacagggaagcggttatggccagggcgccggagcgggacagggtaGCGGCATTGGTttgggccagggaagcggttatg ggcgccggagcgggacagggtaG